From a single Rhizobium lusitanum genomic region:
- a CDS encoding MFS transporter: MTDAISPLSPTPSSSNSVVANSPARVLIASLIGTTIEFFDFYVYATAAVLVFPKLFFPASDPTSATLQSFATFSIAFFARPIGAMIFGHFGDRVGRKATLVAALMTMGLSTVVIGLLPGYESIGVLAPILLALCRLGQGLGLGGEWGGAVLLATENAPEGKRSWYAMFPQLGAPIGFILSAGLFLILRETMSDADFLSYGWRVPFLLSLLLVGVGLYVRLKITETPEFRRAIEKEERVSVPIVVIFRSHFRSLVLGTIIAVATFVLFYLMTAFTLSWGTRAPGNGPLPLGLGYSQGQFLVVQLVGVVFFGLTIPISGLLSDRYSRRLILGLTTVGILIFGLFYSSLLTAGLAGAFACSIIGLALMGFTYGPIGAALSAPFPTAVRYTGASMTFNLGGIVGASLAPYIATWLATNYGLGYVGYYLAGAAALSLVGILLSGNEEI; this comes from the coding sequence ATGACTGACGCGATATCCCCCTTATCGCCGACCCCCTCGTCATCAAACAGCGTTGTTGCGAACTCCCCGGCGCGCGTTCTGATCGCGAGCCTTATCGGCACGACAATCGAATTTTTCGACTTTTATGTTTATGCGACGGCGGCGGTTCTCGTCTTCCCGAAGCTGTTCTTCCCGGCCAGCGACCCAACCTCGGCGACGCTGCAGTCTTTCGCGACCTTCTCCATCGCTTTCTTCGCTCGTCCGATCGGCGCGATGATCTTCGGCCACTTCGGCGACAGGGTCGGCCGCAAGGCAACGCTGGTGGCGGCATTGATGACCATGGGCCTTTCGACCGTCGTGATCGGCCTCTTGCCCGGCTATGAATCGATCGGCGTTCTCGCGCCGATCCTGTTGGCGCTTTGCCGCCTCGGCCAGGGTCTCGGCCTCGGCGGCGAATGGGGCGGCGCGGTACTGCTCGCCACAGAGAATGCGCCAGAGGGTAAGCGTAGCTGGTACGCCATGTTCCCGCAGCTCGGTGCACCCATCGGCTTTATTCTCTCCGCCGGCCTCTTCCTCATCCTGCGCGAAACCATGTCGGACGCGGATTTCCTCAGCTACGGCTGGCGCGTTCCCTTCCTGCTTAGCCTGTTGCTGGTTGGCGTTGGCCTCTACGTCCGTCTGAAGATCACCGAAACGCCGGAATTCCGCCGCGCCATCGAAAAGGAAGAGCGTGTCTCCGTTCCGATCGTGGTGATTTTCCGTTCGCATTTCCGCAGCCTGGTACTCGGCACCATCATTGCCGTCGCGACCTTCGTGCTTTTCTACCTGATGACGGCGTTTACGCTGAGCTGGGGCACCAGAGCACCCGGCAATGGACCGCTGCCTTTGGGCCTCGGCTATTCGCAGGGTCAGTTCCTGGTCGTCCAGCTCGTCGGCGTCGTCTTCTTCGGCCTGACGATCCCGATCTCCGGCCTGCTGTCGGACCGCTATTCGCGCCGGCTGATCCTCGGCCTGACGACGGTCGGCATTCTGATCTTCGGCCTGTTCTATTCGTCGTTGCTGACCGCCGGCCTCGCCGGCGCCTTCGCCTGCTCGATCATCGGCCTGGCATTGATGGGCTTCACCTACGGCCCGATCGGCGCGGCACTTTCCGCGCCCTTCCCGACGGCGGTGCGCTATACCGGGGCGTCGATGACCTTCAACCTCGGCGGCATCGTCGGCGCCTCGTTGGCGCCCTATATCGCCACCTGGCTGGCGACGAACTACGGTCTTGGCTATGTCGGCTACTATCTCGCCGGCGCAGCCGCCCTGTCGCTCGTCGGCATCCTGCTGTCAGGCAACGAAGAGATCTGA